In Eulemur rufifrons isolate Redbay chromosome 2, OSU_ERuf_1, whole genome shotgun sequence, the sequence GCTCCTGGCCAGGCTGGATGCCTGGTGGGCCGGACGTGGCCTCCCCTGGCTGTGCCTGCACTCCGGTGATCTCCCGCCGGGAGGGCGTGGTCCTCACGGCCTCCTCCACAGCCCCCCGGGTCTCTGCTGCCCCGGCCGTGGACCCTGCCTCGCTCAGTGTGACCTCGTCTGCTTTGTGGATGAGTTCGTCCACCTCCGAGGAGCTCAGTGGGTGGATCCCGTTCTCGGCGGTACCATCCACGGCATGGACCACTGCGcgaggagagacagggagagtgAGCTGGTTCCCAGACGGGAGGGAAGCCTAGGCTCATCCTCAAGGCTAAGGAGGAAATCACAAACTAGATTACACATGAAGGATTGCTTGACAATTAAAGCTCCCTATTAGGATCTGTGGATACAGCCAAAGCTGTACACAGAGGAAAATGTATAGGCACAAAAAACCCCCATGTATTAGGAATCAAGAAAAACTGGAAATTGGCTGGTCCAAGTGCAGTAGTGTTTAAAACAAATTGATCACAAtgagttacagattcctttgttccttcttcactcccactgcttcacttgactagcctttggaaaaaaaagaaaagaaaaactggaaataaatgaattgggattttattgtctttcattttgaagtacagttgacccttgaacaacatggctTTGAAATGCGCAGGCCCAcctatatgcagattttcttcctACTCTGCCAccactgagacagcaagaccaacccctcctctttctccGCCTATTCATTGTGACAATGATGAGGAGGAAAACTTTTATGaaaatccacttccacttaataagtagtaagtaaatgtattttctcttcctttgattttaataaaattttctcatctctagcttactttattgtaagaatgcaGTACATagtacatataacatacaaagtatgtgttgaccaactgtttatgttattgatcAGACTTCCAATCAATAGTGGGCTATTGGTAGTTAAGTTTTGCGGGAGTCAAAAGTCATATGTGCATTTTCAGTTGCACAGGGATCAGCACCCCtgacccccatgttgttcaagggtcaactgtatttctatattctTTAGCTAACTAACTGCCACACAATCACCTTGCAAAGTAggtctatttttttccattgtaaaGACAGCAAAAATGAAAGTTCAGAGAAGGGAAGCAATTATTAGCCAGAGGTCATGTAGCTGGCCAGGGCTAGACCCCTGTTTTTTCCTTCAGCCCAGGTCTGTTCCCTCATATGAACAAATACCACCCACCCTGGGGATCTGGAGGTTCGAAGTTACAGGGATTCTGATACTTTTCCATCTTTGGGTTTATTTGGTGGATCTTGAATTAAAGTTTCATTCATTTCACCCagtctttcttgttttctaataaGTGCCATCAAGGCTATGCATTGTCCTCTGAGTTCTGCTTTGGCTGCACCCCACAGGTTAGACTATGCTGTCCTCGTTAAAGCAtagtttataatttccattttgattggTTGCCATGTTAAGCCAAGATTTatttagaaggtttttttttttttaaaaaaaatttcaaggagTAGAGGATAAGACATCAACTTTATAATAGTCCTTACAACTTCCTTGGCAGCGTAGAACGTGGTCACTTTCTGGAAATATCCTACCTGTGATTGGGTAGAGTTTTATATATACAATCAATCTTGTTAAATAGGTTTCCCAAATTTCTCCAACTTTACTCATCTGTGTCTCTTTGATTTGTCACTTCCTGAGCTGTGCTAGACTCTCTAAGGACCAGATATCACACCCTGGAAGGACTCTCAGCTGTGGTCTGACACCAGCCCTGCAAACTCCTTCTAGAAACACAGTTGTCCTGAccacactgggggtggggggtggtgacGAAAGAGGTGGCCCCAGGGACTCGCCTCCTCTCAACCAAGGGTCAGAGCCCTtgtccccagcaacaagccaggAGGAAAGTTTTCCCCACTGTCTGTTTCCAACCCCCTGGGGAAGGCCGTCCATGCTTCAAGGGTTCCTACTAACTTTGGGCTGGAGGCCCAGAGGGTGGGGTGTGTCTTGGGCACACAGAAGCCGGCTGAGTGTTTCCCATCGGCCACTACCCCAAGATAGGCATCCGAGACCTTGGCTGCCATGGAAATGGATCACCTTTCCGTTGCTAAGCAACCAGAGTCCAGTCTGGCAGGTCCTGAGTCCCCAGGGGCTAGGGAAGGCAGAAGGGGGTGGAGTGGCCTCCGTGGGGGTCTCTGTGTGGAAGATGAGGCCCCGGAATGGTGAGAGCTGGAGCCCACACCCCAAAACCACCCTGGAGCTGGGCTGTAATGAGACCCCCCACCAAGCGAACCCTGGGCACTCCAGAGGCCCAAGCTGCCCCTAAGGACACAAGGCTTTGGGAATCAAACCACAGTGCGATAATAAATGCTTCACACCCACTAGGTTGGCAGCTACAATAACGGCTAATAACAAGTGCTGGGGTGGGTGGAGACGTTGGGGCCCTGGTCCACGCTTATCAGAAAGTGGCGGGTGCAGCTGCTGTGCAAAACAGTTCTCAGGGTCCTCGAAAAGCTATACATGGAGTCACCGTATGACCcggcaattccattcctaggtacaCACCCAAGAGAAAcgagaatatattaatacatctatACAAAAACTTGTGCAGCGTCACAAAGCTAAAAGGTGGCAAAGACCCAAATGTCTGTCATTGGATGAGTGGACACACCCAACGTGGTCCATCCACACACTGGAATGTCACTCAGCCACGAAAAGGGACGAagctctgacacaggccacagcatggatggaccttgaggacatcgtgctcagtgagagaagccagacacagaaggacacacagtgtgtgactccatttatatgaaatgtccagaacaggcggATCCACAGAGATGGGACGTGGCTTCGTggtcgccaggggctggggaagggatggggagtGACTACTGCTGGGGATGGACTTACTTTTGGGGTGACAGGatgttttggaattagatagtggtgatagcTGTACAATTTCAAACACACCAAAATCtgctgaattgtatactttataaGGCTGAATTTTAGGGTCCGTGAATTatatcgagagagagagagagagacttcgGGGCTTTCGTGTGAGGCTCCCTGGTCCTCCTGGGATTCCTGGCTTCCCCGGGGGCATCTACCACGACCTGTTCCCCTCTTGGCTGTCAGAAAGAGCCCTTAAAGGCAGATGGGATCTCAGGGTGGTGGTCTGGGCTCGACCCCCTGTAGGCTTTCCAAGGCCCTCGGGACACAGTCCCTCCCGCCACTCCTCACCGGCCCCAGCAAACTCCGTCCCACGTCTGGACCTGCCCTGGCTGCTCCCCACACCCCGCCGTGCATCCAACCAGCCCCTGCTCCTCTCCGCTGAGacgccccccagccccctccccccgctGTGAGACCCTCTCTGGGCCCCGTACGCCTCTGCGAGTTTCTGTAGCCTTCCTCACAATGGCAATGACTGGAGTGAATTATGCATGAGCTCTGGACGGAAGGGCGAGGACAGAAGCTGAGTCCACGCCACGGCCTCTGGCTGGGGCCTCtggtggggcaggggcgggggcgggggctgtcGTACCTTTGGTCTCATCTTCGTAGACTTTGATGCCCTGAGGGAGGGGCTCCCGGGGGAGCAGCGTGGTGCTAGACAGCACCCGGGTCTCCCCCGTCACCTTGTCCTTCTCCACAGTGATCTCCACCGAGTACATGGCTGGCACGAGAGTCGCGGGGTTACGCCATGGCCCACCCGCCCACGTGCCCCCCGCCGGGCTGCCGCCAAGCCGGGAAAGGGGCAGCCAGCAGCGCAGAGCCAAGCAGCGACACCCTTCCACAGCTCCACAGTGCCCAGGGCGTCTCGTCTGAGTTCCTCtgcttggcattcaaggcccagcctctgccccgcCACCCTCTCTGCACACCGTCCTCCACTGGGCCACCCAGCTCTGGTCTCCTAAGTCCGGTTCTGTCTCCGCCACCTGGAAAGCCTTCATTGTTCCTGCTTCCTCAGAGCACTCACAGCAAGTCCGagggaggccccgccccgcccagggTCACAGCTAacatttgaactcaggtctgcaGACCCGCAGTCCCCAGCCCCATCTCTCTCTGCCCCGCCGAGGACTGCCCCAGCCACCTGGACGTCACGCTATGTCGACATGAAGAAAGGATGATTCCCTCTTAAGATAAATGAATGTCACTACCCGTGAGGCATCTCACCCCTCAGTCATTACTGCAAAACCACACAGACACTGAGTACCAGCAGCCGCCGCCCAGGCCCGCTCTAGGAGGAACTGGCGATGCCAAGTGCTGGGGGCCACTGGGCCTGTGGTCACCTGGTTCTCCTCCTCCCGCTGGCCTCTGAGGCTCAGGCCCAGCTCTGTCCGGACTCTGCTCTGCGCCAGGGACCTTGCCCAGGCCCCGGCTGTCATCTCCACTGTGTGTCAAGGACGCCTGCAAGTCTGTCTCCACTGGACTTTACCCTGGACTCGACTCCTTCCCACCGCCGCCTCCACGGCTGCCCTTCTCGTCCCACGGGAGCCCCACGCTCACGCGTCCAAGACCCCACTCGCAATCTGCCCCCTGCACCAGCCCCCACAGACAGCTCtgtccttcccacctccctctctctctcccacacccacaccctgACCGTCTGCACACCCTGGGGGCTCCACCTTCAGAACATCCGGAATGGCCCCCACCTGGCCAGGCCCCAGCATCCCCGGGAACAGCCCAGTCCCCTCCGCCCTGGTCTCCCAGCATCATCCATGGTCTGGTCTCCCTGAAGCCACCAGAGGGCGCCTATGAGCACCTGTCGGGCGagtccctgctctgcccacagccctccatggctcccatctccctcctcctgcaCGACCTGCCCTGTCCCTttcccaccttcccctcctccctttccctctcctcactctgctccagccgcATCAGCCTCCTAGTTGTGCCTCCAACACGCCAGTCACACCCTGCCCCAGAGCCTTTGCtcggctgtgccctctgcctggaacacccttcccTCAGATATCTGCATGTCTTTCCCCCTCACCTCCTTTGGGTCTCTGCTTAAATGCCGCTTCTTAAGTCAGGCCTCCCCTGGGCCCTgtgatttaaatttcttcctccctccagctcccCATTCTCTGCCTTACTTTGCTCCCTAAGTTATTGTGTAGGCTCCCACAGGCTgtgtcccccagccctggcacacagcaggagctcaGTAAGCactagaatgaatgaatgaatcaatgattGTTATTCAATCCCATATCCCTGCACAGCCTAACACCTGCACACCCAGACATCTATGTCCAGGGCTGCTCACACAATTGAGCAGGTTGTGCACTGCTCAAAGTCACTGGCTGAGGGGACCAGCCGGGGCACCTGGCCTCGGTGTTAGCCAGGGCTGGTCTAAACTGCATACGGGCCTTGAAGGTGTCCCCCACCATGGGAGATGCtaccctccagctcctgcctcctGGGACAAACCCCCCACACCCCGCTGGGCCATGCAGGAGACCTGGACCTCCCTCCCTTGGGAGCCCCAATCTGTCTTCGCTTCCTTTCCTTGGTTTTCTGCTATTCCAACTCACTCCAAAAACAGTTATAACTTATCTCCATCATTGCTCCTGTTTTATGCCAAGCCCTGGGTGTAAGGTCAGTACAACTGCACCCCTCCAGCAGGTGGAGACATTCAAGGCACCACATGTCACTCGGAGAGAGGGGACTCGAACTCTGGCCTCGCACCCTGCATGACTCAGCGCTAACCCCGACTTTCCCCTGCTCCTGAGAAGAGTAGCAGTGCCAGAGAGCTGGCCTGGTCCCCCCGAGGGGCCGGGCACTCACTCTCCCCCGAGGCAGCCGGTCCTGCTGCCCGAGGATGGTGGAGCAGGTAGGATTTACAGCGAGCGTGTTCAGGCGTGAGCACCCCCCGCACACGCACGGCAAGCCTTGAGGTTAAGGTGGAATGAAAGCCGCGAGGGGCGTTGGGTTAGAGCCGCCATGCGTGAGGGCCCGTCTTCTCGGGGAAGCGTGGGCCTGCGTGTGACCAAGGCGCCCAAGCAGTGGGGCATCCCGGCCAGCCTCGGAGCCACTGGCTCGGTCCAGCCACCATCCCCCGTAGCCACAGCCCCCACCAGACACTATGCGGGTGGGTCTGTATCACCCCCACTCCCCCAGGCCCCCCAGGACCAAGGTACAGCGCTGGGTGGCGGCTGGATTTGGGGGCCGGAGCCTGGGGGCCAACCCACCTGCCTTCATCATGGTGGAACCTTCGACCGTCCTCACCGGAGTGTTAGAGACTCTCTTCTCTGCAGGGGAGGCgggggggtggagagagacagaggagatcAGAGGGGACATGGTCATGAGGGCCCCCCCAGACACCCGAATGCCCTCACACACACATGCGTCCAGAGCCCCCAGATACCGGGACCCCCTACACACCCGGCCCCACGGTCCATGCTCATCTCTCAGCCCAACAATTTTCACAAAATCCCTGAGAGGcctgcatggattttttttataaattattaatttttaattctacaGTAAGACAAGGAGACACTCTCCCCATGAATAATTAACACACAACAATCAGGCCAGAGACACTCCAGGCACCACAGCAAATCCCAGCCGGtggctctctccttccctgcttgTGATGTGCAAACATACACGGTTAACGTGTGTTCTTAAGATACAATTTATATGTAACAAATCTCCTATACCTAACGACATAACAATATATATAATAAGCTATGATATCTAatctaagaatatatatatatatatttcttatctttcttcctccttttttgagacacagtctcattctgtcacccaggttggagtgcaatggtattatcacagctcactgcagcctccaactcctgggctcaagtgatcctcctgcctcagcctccccagtggctggaactacaagcaccaccatgctcggctaatttttctatttttttatagatgaggtctcactatgttgtccaggctggtctcgaactcctgggctcaagtgatcctcctgcatcagcctccccagagtgctgggattacaggtgtgagccactgtgcccggccaagaatatatatttaaatgtcgTCAAGATGTGAAATATTGGCAAACATGTATCATCTACCTGCAATAATTTGGGTGTAGAGTGTGCATAAAATGAGTCACAGAGTTCAGacctttgccttttttctttgtctgtgcTTTGTGCCACGTTGGTGTGCCTGCATGGGACCCCTGTCCTATTCAATAGAGCCTGGTCCCAGGCCAGGCCACGCCTTTGTCAGAGCACGTGGGCCTGGAGCAGAGACGCGAGGGAGGTCAGACCCAGGGCCTGCGGACACAGCCAGGCGGGAGCTCCCCAGGGCACGCCCACCGCCAGGCTCAGTTTCCCCCTGGGTACCGAGGATGCTGCAGTTCCTCCCCCAGGAATGTTGTGGAAACTGAGGGAAGGGATGGTGAACAGAGCTGGGAGTGACCCAGGCCCAAACCCAGGACTCAAGGAGAAGCACGATAACAATGAATCATTGCTGCTATTACTGTTATTACTGAACAGCAACAACTgcaactgaccctaaccctaaccctaaccctccatGCCCGCCATCCCCGCtctggccaccagagggcgcagagGCCCCACGTGCCTACCTTTGGCTGTGGCCACCGGGGTCtgcaagagagaagaggaggggtcAAGGGCGTCCTCCTGCGGACCAGGCTCCCCACCTGCTGGGAAGGGGCTGGCGCAGCGGGTGACACCAGATGCACATGCTTCCTGTCTCTCTCGGGGTTGAGGACAGAAACGCAGGGGTCCCCCTCCCTGCGCACCACCCTCAGCAGGGCCTGCAGGTCACTCTGGACCAAGGCACCACCGTCACCTCCTCCCAGATGCTGTCTCCCGTCCGGCCCAGCTTGGCCCTGGGTGGTCAGACCCCCGCCCaggagcctcccctcccccttccccgcTGTGCCCAGCCCCCTGACCACATTGGGTGAATCCTCCTTCCCCATCATGTCACTGGAGGTTTGCTGCTCCCTGAAGTTACTGCGTCATTCACCCAGCAGGGGCCTGTCTCTCCCCCAGGGCGTGGCAGGGACCACATACGTGTACTGCTGGGTCTCCCATGCCAGCCAGCACATAGTCCACGCTCAATCTACTCTCAGTGAAAGATACCTAGAGAACTCCTACTCCACCTTGAAaacccacctcctccaggaagcctgtgCCGCCCTCCTGAGAAGCAGATGCTTCCGGATGCCAGCAATGCCCCACAGGGCCCCTTGAGCCCCAAAGATAACAAACGGGGTTGGGACACTTCTGGATTCACATTAACACGCTGCGGTGACCACTCGAGTGGCACCCAGAATTACAGggtctggtattttttttttttttaaagttaatttaacatatttattcattaagtttTCAGATTACATTTTCATGAATGGTCGACCTTGTTTACACACttaattaaattttctcaaatgttttataCTATCTTTACAAATATCCTAATTTCCCCCCAATTTCAAGTACCTAATGAGGAAGATTTCCAAATCTAACAGGCAAAGTCACTAGAGCCCCTTGAATGACCCATAAATCCAACTGGTCAAaccttttaatatattaataattcggATTCCCTTAAACATTCAATACAGTTTATAAACAGCCATATTGTCtgaaattgttcattttaaaatcacaagtcTAATTGTTTTTTGCAGCAAAACCATGTGGTTAACTGGTGAGCTTCTCAGGGTCTggtatttttatagagacagggtctcgctctgtcgcccaggctggagggcagtgatgcgatcacagctcactgaagcctccaactcttgggctcaagagatcctgccgcctcggcctcccagagtgctgggactacaggcgtgcgccaccgtcCCCAGCCCAGGGTCTGACTTTAACACAGCCCCGCATAGATGTCAGTTCCCGGAATCAGTGGGTAAAGTTCACTAGAGACCACTCCGCTGTGTCGCCTTGAGCCAGtctctcaacctctctgggcctgggctttCCATGTCCATCAAACGGGGACACCGTTCACTCCTGAAGGGCCATTGGGAAGATCAGACAAGGAGATGTGTGTGTACAGGCTCTATCAAAATAACAGCAGCGGTGAGTAGGTGGCACCGCTTGGTGTCAGGTCTCGTGTAAAGGGCTCCCTGTCCTAGCATTCACTGAACCCTCGCGACAGGCCCAGCAGAGGGGTGTGCTGATCGCTTGCCTGTCTTacagatggagaagctgaggcccagagacagaaagcaacCTGTCCTGGGTCACACAGCCGGGAAGTGGCCCAGCTGAGACGCAAACGCAAGCACCAGCTCCCATGCAAGCTGCCCCCGCGGCCACACCGGCAAGGACATGGACAGGGCGAGGTCTCACTGGGAGGCCGCCCTGGGACCCACCTCCTTCTCCTCACCTGCTGGGAGTTCAGAACCACCTCTGCCTTGGGCTCCTCCTtggcggggctgggggccggcgcccgggcggggctgggggctgccgcGTTCTCCTTCACAGCAGCAGGGACGACGTCCCCACTCTCCAACACCTCGATTTCCTTCTCCAGCCTGGGGGAGGTGAGTGTGTGGGTGAGAACTCACCGGCAAGTCCGCAGCCCCAGCCCTATTCTGGGGCTTTCTGTGGGACAACTCCCAGCACTGAGTGTTTCCTAACACCCCTGTGTGGTCttctcaccataccccttcacggtgggggaaaccgaggcacagagggAAGAAGTCACACGGCCCACCAGCGTGGCGCCGCGATTCAAACTTCCCAATTTGTTTCAGATGAAccctcctttcttttccactGGAATTCATGTGTTTTCACAGGAAATGTTATCTCTCCAGGGAGAGTGGAAAACCGTGTCATTTTCCAAATACTGGAAGATAACAGGACCAACAGatccagcaaaaacaaaaccGGGATAGTAAATCCCAGCCACTGGCTTTGGTGAGGGTAGGAGCGTGACAGGCAGCTCCCAGAGGTGGGCCCAGGTTGGCAGGCAGGACGCAGGGCTGGACACCTGTCCCCCTCTCCCCAAGGAAAGGACTGGAGACCGTGGTCAGCCTGGAGGGCTTCCGGGAAGAGGTGTCTGGGCAGAGTCCCTGAGCAGGCAAaaggagggtgggagagaagCAGCTGCCCTGGGGTGGAGGAAAGCGCTA encodes:
- the PALM gene encoding paralemmin-1, which encodes MEVLVAETTSQQERLQAIAEKRKRQAEIENKRRQLEDDRRQLQHLKSKALRERWLLEGTPSSASEGDEDLRRQMQEDQQKAQLLEGSISRLEKEIEVLESGDVVPAAVKENAAAPSPARAPAPSPAKEEPKAEVVLNSQQTPVATAKEKRVSNTPVRTVEGSTMMKAAMYSVEITVEKDKVTGETRVLSSTTLLPREPLPQGIKVYEDETKVVHAVDGTAENGIHPLSSSEVDELIHKADEVTLSEAGSTAGAAETRGAVEEAVRTTPSRREITGVQAQPGEATSGPPGIQPGQEPPVTMIFMGYQNVEDEAETKKVLGLQDTITAELVVIEDAAEPKEPAPPNGSAAEPPTAAGPGEENQATPEATTSDPQDLDMKKQRCKCCLIM